The Rhineura floridana isolate rRhiFlo1 chromosome 15, rRhiFlo1.hap2, whole genome shotgun sequence genome window below encodes:
- the XRCC1 gene encoding DNA repair protein XRCC1 gives MPEIVIRHVVSASSSDTTHCAENLLKADTYRKWKAAQAGEKHISVILQFEKEEQIHSIDIGNEGSAFVEVLAGSSASSSEQNYEVLLVTSSFMSPSESKSGTNLNRVRMFGPDKLVKATAERKWDRVKIVCTQPYTKSLAYGLSFVRFHSPPENDEIHSKTASPKVTKLGQFKVKDDDSNSSSLRPGALFFSRASKPLVSPPKASQNDQPSPSYAAASLQTSMLGSPEPSPSAAEKPTSKPSPKEPTPVKRKFEFSKENPGLSSAAKKPDSETPRPAQPPSKKHKASPPVPPSQKMPPSKKLPPTQSSEGTGDGSFQRLLQGTVFVLSGFQNPFRSELRDKALEMGAKYRPDWTPDSTHLICAFANTPKYSQVKGLGGTIVRKEWILDCHRTRRRLSCKRYLMGSPESSSSEQEEESDKETPARHKPLAHLQRTDVPSSNHKPKMPASPKVVQMAPRRASSEEEEDPNTSRSSGIHNNSRGPAADSAASSNDEDLRGVGDNGDEGSGDTDDELRRVEEEHRKKQQAGRRTAPAPDDDPYGGSTDENTDVEEKGEPEKEEPDQPIPELPDLFGGKHFFLYGEFPSQERRLLNRYITAFNGEVEDYMNERVNYVITAQEWDDTFEEALNENANLSFVRPRWIYNCNERQKLIPHQPYVVVPQV, from the exons ATGCCGGAGATCGTAATTCGACATGTGGTCTCTGCGAGCAGCTCCGACACG ACTCACTGTGCTGAAAACCTGCTCAAGGCCGACACCTACCGCAAGTGGAAGGCTGCCCAGGCTGGGGAGAAGCACATCTCTGTCATATTACAG TTTGAGAAAGAGGAGCAGATTCACAGCATCGACATTGGCAATGAAGGCTCCGCATTTGTCGAAGTGCTGGCTGGCAGCTCTGCTTCCTCCAGTGAGCAGAACTACGAG GTGCTGTTGGTCACATCCTCGTTCATGTCCCCCTCGGAGAGCAAGAGTGGCACCAACCTGAACAGGGTCCGTATGTTTGGACCAGATAAGCTGGTGAAAGCCACAGCTGAGAGGAAGTGGGACCGGGTTAAAATCGTCTGTACCCAGCCCTACACCAAG TCCTTGGCGTATGGCCTGTCCTTTGTGAGGTTCCACTCTCCTCCAGAAAACGATGAGATTCATTCCAAAACCGCTTCGCCG AAGGTCACCAAGCTGGGCCAGTTCAAGGTGAAGGATGACGACAGCAACTCCAGCTCCTTGAGGCCTGGCGCGCTCTTCTTCAGCCGGGCCAGCAAGCCCCTGGTCTCCCCACCTAAGG CCTCCCAGAACGACCAGCCCTCGCCCAGTTATGCCGCTGCCTCCTTGCAAACCAGCATGTTGGGCTCCCCTGAACCGTCGCCATCAGCTGCAGAAAAACCCACCTCCAAACCGTCTCCTAAG GAGCCCACGCCAGTCAAGAGGAAGTTTGAATTCAGCAAGGAAAATCCTGGTCTCTCGTCTGCGGCCAAGAAGCCTGATTCCGAAACTCCCCGCCCTGCCCAACCACCCTCCAAGAAACACAAAG CTTCTCCCCCAGTGCCGCCTTCCCAAAAGATGCCGCCTTCCAAAAAGCTTCCACCAACGCAGTCTTCGGAGGGGACAGGAGATGGGTCTTTCCAGCGTCTCCTGCAgggaactgtgtttgtgttgagTGGCTTCCAGAATCCTTTTCGCTCTGAGCTGCGGGACAAGGCCCTAGAGATGGGGGCCAAGTACCGACCAGACTGGACCCCTGACAGCACTCACCTCAT CTGTGCCTTTGCCAACACACCTAAGTACAGCCAAGTGAAAGGGCTTGGGGGCACTATCGTGCGCAAGGAGTGGATACTGGACTGTCACCGCACACGGCGGCGCCTTTCCTGCAAGCG CTACCTGATGGGAAGCCCAGAATCCTCCAGCAGCGAGCAGGAGGAAGAGAGCGACAAAGAGACCCCTGCCCGACACAAGCCCCTTGCTCATCTGCAG AGAACTGATGTGCCCAGCTCCAACCATAAGCCCAAGATGCCTGCCAGCCCCAAAGTTGTACAAATGGCACCAAGGAGGGCATCctctgaagaggaggaggacccCAACACCTCTCGGAGCAGTGGCATCCATAACAACTCACGGGGCCCAGCCGCTGACTCTGCAGCATCCAGCAATGATGAGGATCTCAGAG GTGTTGGAGACAATGGAGACGAGGGCTCTGGTGACACTGATGACGAGCTGAGGAG AGTGGAAGAGGAGCACCGGAAAAAGCAGCAAGCTGGACGGAGGACAGCCCCAGCGCCAGATGATGATCCATATGGAGGTTCCACAGATGAGAACACAGATGTTGAGGAAAAGGGGGAGCCAGAAAAGGAGGAGCCAGATCAGCCGATCCCAGAGCTACCAG ACTTATTTGGGGGCAAACACTTCTTCCTTTATGGAGAATTCCCTTCTCAGGAGCGGCGCCTCTTGAACCGTTACATCACAGCCTTTAATGG GGAAGTGGAGGACTATATGAACGAACGGGTGAATTATGTGATCACAGCCCAAGAGTGGGATGACACGTTTGAGGAG GCTCTGAACGAGAATGCCAACCTGTCCTTTGTGCGCCCTCGCTGGATCTACAACTGCAACGAGCGGCAGAAGCTGATCCCCCACCAGCCATACGTTGTGGTGCCGCAAGTGTAG